A window from Pichia kudriavzevii chromosome 5, complete sequence encodes these proteins:
- a CDS encoding uncharacterized protein (PKUD0E02460; similar to Saccharomyces cerevisiae YDR123C (INO2); ancestral locus Anc_8.280): MATPEHHDQQIDFDQAASLLLESPQYGYPIASPNFDQIGQLLLSPNSASFVDSLYGSTNPLASAGSMGHEGSRISLELLTNTETIALESFLDSIANEQTTVPAAADITTTADIAVSKGTSSIATDTDLVQTTPARKTNRGIARQTAVGQPTNSRKLQHNETEQRRRDAIKSAFDRLNSLVLDSKFDLEGLTRPTSSRKPKRVRKSTNPRRMKKNQVLLMAITEINQLIIENNLLKRELNV; this comes from the coding sequence ATGGCGACTCCCGAACATCATGACCAACAGATAGACTTTGACCAAGCGGCATCTCTCTTGCTAGAGTCGCCGCAGTACGGCTACCCCATAGCTAGCCCGAACTTTGACCAGATTGGCCAGCTACTGTTATCACCTAATTCTGCATCCTTTGTAGACTCTCTATATGGGAGCACCAACCCGTTGGCGAGTGCAGGAAGTATGGGGCATGAGGGGTCAAGGATCTCCTTAGAACTATTGACAAATACAGAAACTATTGCTCTGGAGTCGTTTTTAGATTCCATTGCAAACGAACAGACAACGGTTCCTGCTGCTGCTGATATTACTACTACTGCTGATATTGCTGTCTCAAAGGGCACTTCTAGTATTGCTACCGATACTGATCTGGTGCAGACCACGCCAGCTAGAAAAACGAACAGAGGCATTGCCCGCCAGACGGCTGTTGGGCAACCTACAAATTCAAGGAAACTACAACACAATGAAACCGAACAGCGACGTAGAGACGCAATCAAGTCGGCCTTTGATAGGTTGAATTCTCTTGTTTTAGATTCAAAGTTCGATTTGGAAGGACTCACAAGGCCCACCTCCAGTCGCAAACCCAAACGTGTaaggaaatcaacaaaCCCCAGaagaatgaagaagaaccaaGTCCTGCTGATGGCCATAACCGAGATAAACCAGCTAATAATAGAGAACAATCTTTTGAAACGCGAATTGAATGTATAA
- a CDS encoding uncharacterized protein (PKUD0E02470), whose amino-acid sequence MSLRKMATTVRIGFVPEHYAVPLVFAKKLGYYEESGLDKYEFVPYPSGSGHLIQSLKKREIDIAVGLTEAFVRGISTGDEGEYSIVGQYVTSPLRWAISTGIGRKDLTIADIKKVGISRLGSGSHVMSFVLAMEHGLAPFEYQVQDNFANLRAGVNNGTTDAFMWEYFTSKKYYDSGDIRHLGDIYTPWPSWVITAGAHVEASVVDAFNRGTQRGIDYFNANKDKGIDHILESDSLDYNNKEDVENWAKAVVFCDNVAESVHQQPWRDVVAKTKDVLREAGVIQ is encoded by the coding sequence ATGAGTTTAAGAAAGATGGCAACCACGGTCCGTATTGGGTTTGTTCCGGAACACTATGCAGTTCCACTTGTTTTCGCAAAGAAGCTAGGATACTACGAGGAGAGTGGACTTGACAAGTACGAGTTTGTCCCCTATCCGAGTGGTAGTGGCCACCTCATCCAGTcgttgaagaagagggAGATTGATATTGCCGTTGGTCTCACTGAGGCCTTTGTACGTGGCATCAGTACGGGCGACGAGGGGGAATATTCCATCGTTGGCCAATACGTGACATCGCCACTAAGATGGGCCATTTCCACGGGGATTGGGCGCAAGGATCTAACCATTGCAGACATTAAGAAGGTGGGTATCTCTCGTCTTGGTTCTGGTTCCCATGTCATGTCGTTTGTGTTGGCTATGGAGCACGGTTTGGCGCCATTTGAGTACCAAGTTCAAGACAACTTTGCCAACTTGCGAGCAGGAGTCAACAATGGAACCACCGATGCCTTTATGTGGGAATACTTCACCTCGAAGAAGTACTACGACAGCGGCGATATCCGTCACTTGGGTGACATTTACACTCCGTGGCCCTCGTGGGTGATTACCGCTGGAGCACACGTTGAGGCGTCTGTCGTGGACGCTTTCAACAGGGGCACGCAGCGTGGCATAGACTACTTCAACGCCAACAAGGACAAGGGAATCGACCACATCCTCGAGAGTGACTCACTTGATTATAACAACAAAGAAGACGTTGAAAACTGGGCAAAGGCAGTTGTGTTCTGCGACAACGTGGCCGAATCTGTCCACCAACAGCCCTGGAGAGATGTGGTTGCAAAGACCAAGGACGTTCTCAGGGAAGCCGGGGttattcaatga